Part of the Canis lupus dingo isolate Sandy chromosome 14, ASM325472v2, whole genome shotgun sequence genome, CAAGGAATTACATACAGCCTCTTAAGCATTGATTTCTACTAGGTTGGTAAGCATGATTAGTTTTAACTTGTtcacaaatataatgaaaactcTTCAATATTATTTATCATGAAATCTAATATAGCCCAAGATTAAATTAGGGTAGGGAGACTACATGGGTTTTCCTATtattaagaggaagaaaatatgttGGGAAGTTTCCTTAAGTATAAGGTAAAAGATTTCAGCTCATGCAGGATAGTTATCCAGATGGACACTTACCTTATAATCAAAGTTTTCATTTAAGAAGTTCTTACGAAGTGCATCTGACAGGTATAGAACTGTTGTAATAATAAcactaatgataaaaaaaaaacaacattttacATTGGAAACTTTGCATTAGTGAGAATCATTTATTTGATaagaataaaaagcaattaaGGTAAAAGATAACTTTTAGGGGGCATTGGGTGGATCAGTTAGTtcagcctccaactcttggtttcagctcatgatctcagggtcatgtgagataaagccccatgtcaggctccacactcagggtggagtcagcttgggattctttccctctccttctccctcccttctactCTGCAACCCTCCCCTCCAATCAAtcaataagtttttttaaaaaaggaaagaaaaccttcAGAAAGCATGTAAAACAGTATTATGAATATCCTGTGctagcttttaaaacttttatttaaagtaatctctacatccaacttggggcttgaactcatgacctcatccagatcatgagtcacatgctctaccgactgagccagccaggtgctcccaatGTGGAACAATATTAGATAATtcatatttgaaatagaaaaaagggacaccagggaaacaaacaaaaaacaaacaaaaaattaaaaattttataaaagaaagaaaaagaaaatcaatcactGAATTTGGGTTCTTTGTAAAATGATACCCAGATCTATAAATTCATATGACCCAGGCAGAAATATATTAAACTCTTGATGTTTTTACAatgcttttattaatttctgaACAAATCAAAATGATGAATCCAaatataatattccatattttattaaCATGGAAGAAAGCCAcacttcaaaaacaaaaggaaaaagaaacggAGCCCaaagatgaaatggataaaatgatagaatatactaagtatttattaaaagtcttctctctgttctctcctgTTTAAGGGGTTAGGGGGCATGCAAGAGCTATGGAAGGCGGACTCCCTCTGTCCTAGTGACAGAGTGCCACTAAAGAAACAATTACAGACTGTGAAATTGTCTATAACGCAGCGCTAAACTGTGTGAAACTGCCAGTGGGTGTTAAGGCAATTCAGAGAATGGGGCATCTCAGGGCTGGAGAAATTAGGGAAAGCCTGACAAGGGGACATATGCAGCCATGTGTACCTTGCTAGGGAGATTAAAAGATAAGGGTTTGGTGAACACTCGTGGCTAATTCTAGAGTTATACAACTTGTTCAAAACCTGCTCCTTTTTTGCAGCTATATGAGTTGACATTCAGAATCCAATGCATACATATCTAGTTGGTTCATTTAATATTACATACAGCATTACACTGAAGCAACATAGGCCATTCCCCCAAAATACTATAATATAAACTAATGGAATATATATGGTTGATACTCAAAACCTCCTCAGCCTTTGCTGAGATGCACGCCCAGTGGAGAGTTTGTGATGTGATGAGACTCCAGTTGTCACCACAGGATTTAGAATCGAGGGGTAGAGTTCTGTGGccgcaaataaaatgaaatgatacagaACACCCCACCAACGTCATTCACACCTTCATTATCCTACTGGTAAAACCAGTAGGAAAACCAGTAGGATTAGAGGGATATTTACTAATTAGAAGAATATTTATAGTCTTTGAAGGACATAAGGGTTCATTATTGTTATCTGCTGGAAAACCCATTATTATAGCCTTCTCCTGGGATAGGAGAATATTACTGAGACTAAGGGGCTGGATGGTTGAATGAGAATAGCTCAAggtaaagaaagggaaagagaagagaatcaCCATTTTTCGGGCACCTACTCTACCATAAGCAAGCATGTATGTTttatgtatgtcaattatatctctcAATGAATCTTACTGTGAAAGTTAAGTATAAGCAAAGcctatgaaaatgaaaagtccCTTTTTTCCAACGGGTTTGCCACCAGAACACAGGTGTGGTGAAAACCAccactaaacctaaaccaaaatgggaaaggaaaagactcacaacAACATTGTCGTTattggacacgtagattcgggcaCGTCTACcgctactggccatctgatctacaaatgtggtgggatcgacaaaagaactatcgaaaaattcgagaaggaggctgctgagatgggaaaaggctccttcaagtatgcctgggtcttggacaATCTGAAAGCTGAATGTGAatgtggtatcaccattgatatctccctgtggaaattcgagaccagcaagtattatgtgaccatcactgatgccccaggacacagagactttatcaaaaatatGATTATAGGCACGTCTCAGGCTGACTGTgttgtcctgattgttgctgctggtgttggtgaactgggagcaggtatctccaaggatgggcagacccgtgagcatgcccttctggcttacacagtgggtgtaaaacaactaattgttggtgttaacaaaatggattccactgaaccaccctccagccagaagagatatgaggaaatcattaaggaagtcggcacctacattaagaaaattggctacaaccccaacacagtagcatttgtgccaatttctggttggaatggtgacaacatgctggagccaagtgctaacatgccttggttcaagggatggaaagtcacccctAAAGACgggaatgccagtggaaccacactgcttgaggCTCTGGATTGCATCctgccaccaactcgtccaactgataagcccttgcagctgcctctccaggacgtctacaaaattggtggtattggtactgtcccagtgggtcgagtggagactggtgttcttaagcctggcatggtggtcacctttgctctggtcaatgttacaactgaaataaagtctgttgaaatgcaccatgaagctttgagtgaggctcttcctggggacaatgtgggcttcaatgtcaagaacgtatctgtcaaagatgttcgtgGTGACAGTGTGGCTGATGACAGCAAAATTGACCCATccatggaagcagctggcttcacagctcaggggattatcctgaaccatcctggccaaatcagtgctggatatgcacctgggCATTGTCACATGGCTCACagtgcttgcaagtttgctgagctgaaggagaagatagatcatcattctgaaaaaaagctggaggatggtcccaagttcttgaaatctggggatgctgccattgttgatatggttcctggcaaacctatgtgtgttgagagcttctctgactatcctcctctgggccattttgctgttcgtgacatgagacagacggttgctgtgggtgtcatcaaagcagtggacaaggaggcagctggagctggcaaagtcatcacgtctgcccagaaagctcagaaggataagtgaatattatccccaatacctgcccccccccccagtcttaatcagtggtggaagcaggtttcagaactgtttgtgtccactggccatttaagtttaatagtaaaagactggttaatgataacaatgcatcgtaaaaccttcagaaggaaaggagaatgttttgtggaccatttgtgtgtgtgtgtgtgtgtgtgtgtgtgtgtgtgtgtgtgtgtggcagttttaagttattagtttttaaaatcagtactttttaatggaaataacttgaccaaaaatctgccacagaattttgagacccattaaaacaaaagtttaatgaaaaaaaaaaaaagtcctgtgtCCTGTGGTGTCTCCAGCCCCCTAAACAGCAGAAATCATCAGTGAATTTCCTATTAAAGAGATAAATCACCTGCGAATTACAGTATAAAGTGGCAATTTTCCATAGTTACTACCAAAATCAATGACGGTAACtgaagaaatcattaaaattcCCAAAGTGGTTTATCTAAAACTTACGTTAGGAAACTAAAACTTAATTATCAGAATATGAAATGCTATCAAGCAAAGAAGCAGTTCATCCTTAACGTGGTTCTAAGCACGAACGTTCTGCTTTGGTATTCAATGGAGAAATACACTCAGTCCCACCATACCTGAGTTTTACATAAAAAAACCACCTTCTGGCCCATAACAGTAGCATGAATTGTTGTCCAGAAACAAGAGcgtccatggggcacctgggtggctcagttggttaagcatctgcctttggctcaggtcatgatcctggagtcatgggctccctactcagcggagagcttgcttctccctccgcccctcaccgcactcatgctctctcctcccccctcctcacaaataaattaaaacaaaagaaaacaaaacaaaagaattgcATCCAGTGCTAGTGAAACTTGACATATCTGGGATTTAGACTATTGGGCCTAATATCCTGGAAAGCAGCCAACAAATCCAACCTTCCATGTAAGAGGTTATTTCACAGCAAAGATGACCCATTTGTTAGTTATATGCTGAGTcctaaacacacaaacaaaattcACAGCTTCCTGAACTGTTCTCACTGGTAAACAATGTGGAGCCTCTGTGGCCTTCTTGTCAACCAGTGAGTCTTAACCTGGCTGCTCCCTGGAATCACCCAGGAGCATTTAAAATAGATAGATACCTTGATCACACCCCTGGAGATCCTCATGACTGGACTGGGGTGCAACCTGGACATCAGGAGTGTTAAGGTGATTCCCCTGTGCACTCAGAGC contains:
- the LOC112670749 gene encoding putative elongation factor 1-alpha-like 3; translation: MGKEKTHNNIVVIGHVDSGTSTATGHLIYKCGGIDKRTIEKFEKEAAEMGKGSFKYAWVLDNLKAECECGITIDISLWKFETSKYYVTITDAPGHRDFIKNMIIGTSQADCVVLIVAAGVGELGAGISKDGQTREHALLAYTVGVKQLIVGVNKMDSTEPPSSQKRYEEIIKEVGTYIKKIGYNPNTVAFVPISGWNGDNMLEPSANMPWFKGWKVTPKDGNASGTTLLEALDCILPPTRPTDKPLQLPLQDVYKIGGIGTVPVGRVETGVLKPGMVVTFALVNVTTEIKSVEMHHEALSEALPGDNVGFNVKNVSVKDVRGDSVADDSKIDPSMEAAGFTAQGIILNHPGQISAGYAPGHCHMAHSACKFAELKEKIDHHSEKKLEDGPKFLKSGDAAIVDMVPGKPMCVESFSDYPPLGHFAVRDMRQTVAVGVIKAVDKEAAGAGKVITSAQKAQKDK